A window of the Rhodoferax sp. GW822-FHT02A01 genome harbors these coding sequences:
- a CDS encoding LysR family transcriptional regulator, protein MLSLEDLQLLEAVRATGSLSRAAERLGKAASTVSYAARQLEERMDALLFDRAGYRIALTPAGQLLVEQGAQLHAQARHLTERVKQVARGWESELRIATDELANIEALLPLVADFDALNSGVRLRFAHEVLGGTWEALLDQRADLVVAATNEPPAMAHLQWFELTQLEWVFAVSPRHPLAQEEQPLSMEAISAHRSVVVADTSRLAMARSYGVQTHQERLAMPSMRAKIAAQVAGLGVGWLPLEKVRQHLAQGTLVALETQDPREPNLLFVGWHSHRAGPALQWWAKKLRDPRLVPALLHLNY, encoded by the coding sequence ATGTTGAGCCTTGAAGACTTGCAACTGCTGGAAGCGGTGCGCGCTACTGGCAGTCTGTCGCGTGCGGCCGAGCGTTTAGGCAAGGCTGCATCCACTGTGTCGTATGCAGCACGCCAACTTGAAGAACGAATGGACGCGCTTCTGTTTGACCGGGCGGGCTATCGCATCGCGTTGACGCCTGCAGGGCAGCTGCTCGTCGAGCAAGGTGCGCAGCTGCATGCCCAGGCGCGGCACCTCACGGAGCGTGTCAAACAGGTGGCACGCGGTTGGGAGTCCGAATTGCGCATTGCTACCGATGAGCTGGCAAACATCGAAGCCTTGTTGCCCCTGGTAGCCGACTTTGATGCGCTCAACAGCGGGGTGCGCCTGCGCTTCGCGCACGAAGTGCTGGGAGGTACCTGGGAGGCTCTGCTGGACCAGCGTGCGGACCTGGTAGTGGCCGCCACCAACGAACCGCCGGCGATGGCGCATCTGCAGTGGTTTGAGCTGACGCAACTGGAATGGGTGTTTGCTGTGTCACCGCGGCACCCGTTGGCGCAGGAAGAGCAGCCGCTGTCGATGGAGGCAATATCTGCGCACCGTTCGGTGGTAGTAGCCGACACCTCGCGCCTGGCCATGGCCCGCAGCTACGGTGTGCAGACGCACCAGGAGCGGCTGGCCATGCCCAGCATGCGCGCCAAGATTGCCGCCCAGGTGGCAGGCCTGGGCGTGGGTTGGCTACCGTTGGAGAAAGTGCGCCAGCACCTGGCGCAAGGCACGCTGGTCGCGCTGGAGACGCAAGACCCGCGTGAACCGAATCTGCTGTTTGTGGGCTGGCACTCGCACCGTGCCGGGCCCGCATTGCAGTGGTGGGCGAAGAAGCTGCGTGATCCGCGCCTGGTGCCCGCGTTGCTTCACCTGAACTACTGA
- a CDS encoding SDR family oxidoreductase, translated as MNRFEGKNILVTGGSSGIGAAAAIAFAREGARVAITGRDAEGLARVKAELGPNALALVSEAGDVSAQTALVAELQAQMGVIDGVFINAGTAKFGPLAQIDEALWDSSFDTNVKGPYFLIQRLAALMPRGGAIVLNGSINAHIGMPNSSVYAASKAALISLAKTLSAELLPQGVRVNVVSPGPVTTPLYGKLGLSPDQLQTMATSIQTQVPLGRFGTPEEIAATVLHLVSKESAFIVGTEIIADGGMSQM; from the coding sequence ATGAACCGCTTTGAAGGAAAGAACATCTTGGTCACCGGTGGCAGCAGTGGCATAGGCGCTGCTGCCGCCATCGCCTTTGCACGTGAAGGCGCCCGCGTGGCCATTACCGGACGCGACGCCGAAGGCCTGGCCCGGGTGAAAGCCGAACTCGGCCCGAACGCGCTGGCCCTGGTCAGCGAGGCCGGCGACGTGTCGGCACAGACCGCGTTGGTAGCCGAGCTGCAAGCGCAGATGGGTGTGATTGACGGCGTATTCATCAACGCCGGCACAGCCAAGTTCGGCCCACTGGCACAGATCGACGAGGCGCTGTGGGACAGCAGCTTTGACACCAATGTCAAAGGCCCCTACTTCCTGATCCAGCGCCTGGCTGCGCTGATGCCCCGCGGTGGCGCCATCGTGCTGAACGGCTCCATCAACGCCCACATCGGTATGCCGAACTCCAGCGTCTACGCCGCCAGCAAGGCCGCGCTGATCTCGCTGGCCAAGACCCTGTCTGCCGAGCTGCTACCTCAAGGTGTGCGCGTCAATGTGGTGAGCCCCGGCCCGGTGACCACCCCGCTGTACGGCAAGCTGGGCCTGTCACCCGACCAACTGCAGACCATGGCCACCAGCATCCAGACACAGGTGCCACTGGGCCGCTTCGGCACCCCGGAAGAAATCGCCGCCACGGTCCTGCACCTGGTGTCCAAGGAGTCCGCCTTCATCGTCGGCACAGAGATCATCGCTGACGGCGGCATGAGCCAGATGTGA